A window from Pyrococcus yayanosii CH1 encodes these proteins:
- a CDS encoding lysyl aminopeptidase, whose product MVDWALMQRVIEAPGVSGYEHLGIRDLVVDILKEVADEVKVDKLGNVIARFKGSSPKVMVSAHMDKIGVMVNHIDKDGYLHIVPVGGVLPQTLVAQRIRFFTEKGERYGVVGVVPPHLRKPEERNKSVDWDAIVVDIGAGSKEEAEEMGFRIGTVGEFAPAFTRLSEHRFATPYLDDRICLYAMIETARSLGEHEADIYFVASVQEEVGLRGARVASYAINPEIGIAMDVTFAKQPGDKGKIVPELGKGPVMDVGPNINPKLRAFADEVAKKHDIPLQVEPSPRPTGTDANVMQINREGVAIAVLSIPIRYMHSQVELADARDVDNTIKLAKALLEELRPMDLTP is encoded by the coding sequence ATGGTGGACTGGGCCCTTATGCAACGGGTTATAGAGGCTCCTGGAGTTTCAGGCTACGAGCACCTCGGCATAAGGGACCTGGTGGTTGACATCCTCAAGGAGGTTGCGGACGAGGTCAAGGTGGACAAGCTAGGTAACGTAATCGCAAGGTTCAAGGGATCTTCTCCAAAGGTCATGGTTTCCGCGCATATGGACAAGATAGGCGTCATGGTGAACCACATAGACAAAGACGGCTACCTCCACATCGTCCCGGTAGGCGGCGTCCTCCCTCAGACGCTAGTCGCCCAGCGCATACGCTTCTTCACAGAAAAGGGAGAGCGCTACGGAGTCGTTGGTGTTGTGCCACCTCACCTCAGAAAGCCCGAGGAGAGGAACAAGTCTGTTGACTGGGACGCGATAGTGGTGGATATTGGCGCTGGGAGCAAGGAAGAGGCTGAAGAGATGGGCTTCCGCATTGGAACCGTTGGTGAGTTTGCCCCCGCTTTCACACGGCTGAGCGAGCACCGCTTTGCTACGCCCTATCTCGACGACCGCATCTGCCTCTACGCCATGATTGAGACCGCTAGGAGCCTCGGGGAGCACGAGGCTGACATATATTTTGTGGCGAGCGTTCAGGAGGAGGTTGGGCTGAGGGGAGCCCGCGTGGCCTCCTATGCTATCAACCCGGAGATAGGCATAGCTATGGACGTCACCTTCGCGAAGCAGCCGGGCGATAAGGGGAAGATAGTACCGGAGCTGGGTAAGGGACCCGTCATGGACGTGGGCCCGAACATAAACCCGAAGCTTAGGGCCTTCGCTGATGAAGTTGCCAAGAAGCACGACATACCTCTTCAGGTGGAGCCTAGCCCAAGGCCCACCGGCACGGATGCCAACGTCATGCAGATAAACAGGGAGGGTGTTGCCATCGCCGTGCTCAGCATACCCATCCGCTACATGCACTCCCAGGTCGAGCTGGCCGACGCGAGGGACGTCGATAACACGATAAAGCTCGCGAAGGCTCTCCTCGAGGAGCTCAGGCCCATGGACCTGACGCCGTGA
- the cyaB gene encoding class IV adenylate cyclase produces the protein MFEVELKGYADDEIFERVRERFEFMRREVHEDIYYQHPCKDFSKTDEALRIRIKRFNGHFEAFLTYKGPKIELTSKTRLEIEVQIDDVDKYSQLLEALGFREVLTVVKTREKYYVEKGITITLDEVEGLGKFVEIETLVKSQEEIGDAVKKLRKILEELGVTKLERRSYLELLLETSQKVPRT, from the coding sequence ATGTTTGAGGTCGAGCTTAAGGGTTACGCCGACGATGAAATATTCGAGCGGGTGAGGGAGAGGTTCGAATTTATGCGTCGAGAAGTCCACGAGGACATCTACTATCAGCACCCCTGCAAGGACTTCTCCAAGACTGACGAGGCCCTGAGGATAAGGATAAAGCGGTTCAATGGACACTTTGAGGCCTTTCTAACCTACAAGGGTCCAAAGATAGAACTCACCTCCAAGACCAGGCTTGAAATTGAGGTTCAGATAGACGATGTGGACAAGTATTCGCAACTCCTTGAAGCCCTGGGCTTCCGCGAGGTGCTGACGGTCGTGAAGACGAGAGAAAAGTACTACGTGGAGAAGGGGATAACGATAACACTCGACGAGGTCGAGGGCCTTGGGAAGTTCGTGGAGATAGAGACACTCGTTAAGAGCCAGGAGGAAATAGGGGATGCCGTGAAGAAGTTGAGGAAAATATTGGAGGAGCTCGGCGTCACAAAACTGGAGAGACGCTCCTACCTTGAGCTCCTCCTAGAAACTTCTCAAAAAGTTCCACGTACTTGA
- a CDS encoding DUF655 domain-containing protein has protein sequence MDYHRRHPYHASIKKKRNLEYEEYAYVLDYLPNGYPDLTTGQYLGKPVAQVIGEKAFTLLEVTPKTDLMLYERVFVGRGNRDKILVINKKLGYDELTDTAKAELPYVLEEIVKNNEERFVKFFNVAPPITNRLHSLELLPGIGKKHMWEIIEEREKKPFESFEDLKHRIKGLPDPVKMIAKRILDELQGKDRYRLFVGHNRIFRG, from the coding sequence ATGGATTACCACAGGAGGCATCCCTATCACGCCAGCATCAAGAAGAAGAGGAACTTAGAATATGAGGAATACGCCTACGTCCTCGATTACCTTCCTAACGGCTACCCCGACCTGACCACGGGACAGTACCTCGGAAAGCCCGTGGCTCAGGTTATAGGAGAGAAGGCTTTCACTCTCCTCGAGGTAACTCCTAAGACGGACCTGATGCTCTATGAGAGGGTGTTCGTCGGCAGGGGGAACAGGGACAAGATCCTCGTGATAAACAAGAAGCTGGGCTACGATGAGCTGACGGACACCGCAAAAGCCGAGCTCCCCTACGTGCTTGAGGAAATCGTGAAGAACAACGAGGAGAGATTCGTGAAGTTCTTCAACGTGGCCCCTCCCATCACCAACAGGCTCCACAGCCTGGAGCTACTTCCCGGGATAGGGAAGAAGCACATGTGGGAGATCATCGAGGAGAGGGAGAAGAAGCCCTTCGAGAGCTTCGAGGATCTGAAGCACAGAATTAAGGGGCTCCCGGATCCTGTGAAGATGATAGCAAAGAGGATACTCGATGAGCTCCAAGGAAAGGATCGCTACCGCCTCTTCGTCGGCCACAACAGGATATTCCGTGGATAG
- a CDS encoding archaemetzincin family Zn-dependent metalloprotease, protein MILVVPIGGTRAVAKEIAARVSSFYSPFGIKVEVHPGIPVDTFLRFYDPFRGQFLGRGFLPELSRLCSYCSAILGVVDLDLYEPGLNFIFGLANSSLRAAVIALPRLRPEFYGLAPDEKLFIERAVKEAMHELGHVFDLGHCPNPRCVMHFSNSILDTDAKGWLYCERCLSLLKKRLSMGHV, encoded by the coding sequence ATGATACTCGTCGTCCCAATTGGAGGGACGCGGGCCGTCGCCAAAGAGATCGCGGCCCGTGTCTCCTCCTTCTACTCCCCTTTTGGCATCAAGGTCGAGGTTCACCCGGGAATTCCTGTGGACACATTCCTCCGCTTCTACGACCCCTTCCGGGGTCAGTTCCTCGGGAGGGGCTTCCTGCCCGAGCTGTCTCGGCTCTGCTCCTACTGCTCGGCCATCCTTGGCGTGGTCGACCTCGACCTCTATGAGCCAGGGCTCAACTTCATCTTCGGTCTCGCCAATTCATCTTTAAGGGCCGCCGTCATTGCCCTTCCACGCCTTCGGCCCGAATTCTACGGCCTTGCTCCCGACGAAAAGCTCTTCATCGAGAGGGCCGTTAAGGAGGCAATGCATGAGCTGGGTCACGTCTTCGACCTCGGCCATTGTCCGAATCCGAGATGCGTCATGCACTTCTCGAACTCCATACTGGACACGGACGCCAAGGGCTGGCTCTACTGCGAAAGGTGTTTAAGCCTTCTGAAGAAAAGGCTCTCGATGGGCCATGTTTGA